The Chrysoperla carnea chromosome X, inChrCarn1.1, whole genome shotgun sequence genome includes a region encoding these proteins:
- the LOC123302631 gene encoding solute carrier family 41 member 1-like — MIKTVNFWNKKMEEDQQTSSPSWEPTGDRLAPIGESSSDESSQDEFSINPTLLQPNRNDLLTKYLTKYKDRSLKFSDRMCLVSSYIQGANNKNPTVNLYTQLPSHDYHMTSSINTPTSVDGDGSGPGGGHRQLSIQEVTTRPVNGTADGEETEGAIAFLVQFMIPFLMAGIGQLMAGLILDKIQHWTAIQYIPNIYILIPALLGLKGNCEMCLAARLSTQANVHSHESTHKFFSFVLSNLGIVQVHSICIGFLAATGANTLGWIPQGIFNINNALLLTASCLFTASMTSLVLGSVMICVFFLSKLCHINPDNIATPIAASLGDLTTVFILANTTALLVDLQKDFKWISLIVIALCFFIVPFWWKLAHRNVMARESLLTGWQPVVIAMIISSVGGLIMEYSIINFRGIAVYQLIVNGVAGNLVAVQASKLSTYLHKNYTLGEHVPFSYSIRKVFFGSDANSHTARILLAMTIPGHLIFNYAVASLNAGHTSTTPIFMIIYLLTSLIQVSILLYICHIMIYKMWRNEVNPDNSAIPYLTAIADFLGMAFLSAAFEFLYLIGDRDDDIGD; from the exons ATGAttaaaactgtaaatttttggaataaaaaaatggaagaagATCAACAAACATCGTCACCATCTTGGGAACCGACTGGTGATCGTTTAGCCCCCATTGGGGAATCATCTTCAGACGAATCGTCTCAAGATGAATTTAGTATAAATCCAACATTATTACAACCAAATCGTAACGATTTACTAacgaaatatttaacaaaatacaaagaCCGATCGTTAAAATTTAGTGATCGTATGTGTCTAGTCTCATCTTATATACAG gGTGCCAATAATAAAAATCCAACTGTAAATTTATACACTCAATTACCAAGTCATGATTATCATATGACGTCATCGATAAACACACCAACAAGTGTTGATGGGGATGGAAGTGGACCAGGAGGAGGACATCGACAGTTATCGATACAAGAGGTGACAACGCGTCCAGTGAATGGAACAGCGGATGGAGAGGAAACTGAAGGTGCAATCGCATTTTTGGTACAATTTATGATACCATTCTTAATGGCTGGCATTGGCCAATTAATGGCTGGTTTAATTCTGGATAAAATACAACATTGGACCGCCATACaatatataccaaatatttatattttaataccagCCCTGTTGGGCTTGAAGGGCAATTGTGAGATGTGTTTAGCAGCGCGCTTGTCCACGCAAGCGAATGTACATAGTCATGAATCAACGCacaagttttttagttttgttctTTCAAATTTAGGAATTGTTCag gtACATAGTATATGTATTGGATTTTTGGCAGCGACTGGTGCAAATACTTTGGGATGGATTCCCCAaggaatatttaatataaataatgccTTACTGTTGACTGCCAGTTGTTTGTTCACCGCCTCGATGACCAGTCTTGTACTTGGATCGGTCAtgatttgtgtatttttccTGTCAAAACTATGTCACATCAATCCGGATAATATAGCGACCCCAATCGCTGCTAGTTTAGGTGATTTAACAACCGTATTTATATTGGCAAATACGACTGCATTGTTGGTTGATCTTCAAA AGGACTTTAAATGGATCTCATTGATTGTGATTGCGCTATGTTTTTTTATCGTACCGTTTTGGTGGAAATTAGCTCATCGTAATGTAATGGCGAGGGAATCCCTATTAACCGGATGGCAACCTGTGGTTATAGCAATGATTATCAGTAG TGTGGGTGGATTAATTATggaatattcaataataaattttcgtgGAATTGCTGTATATCAATTGATTGTAAATGGTGTCGCAGGTAATTTAGTTGCTGTTCAAGCCAGTAAATTATCAACGtacttacataaaaattacacGCTTGGTGAACATGTTCCTTTCTCCTATAGtattcgaaaagttttttttggatCAG atgCGAATTCACATACAGCTCGAATATTATTAGCGATGACAATTCCAGgccatttaatatttaattacgcTGTTGCATCGTTAAATGCTGGTCATACATCAACGACGCCCATCTTCATGATTATATATCTGTTAACGTCTTTAATCCAagtatcaattttattgtatatttgcCATATCATGATTTATAAAATGTGGCGGAACGAAGTCAATCCAGACAACTCTGCAATACCGTACTTAACTGCTATAGCTGATTTTTTAGGGATGGCATTTTTAAGTGCtgcatttgaatttttatacttaattggTGATCGTGATGACGATATTGGTGATTAA